The segment TTGCATTATACCAGCACAGCCCAGATAGATGGGTTTCAAATTGACGCAAATGGGCACTATCGATTTGATCCCTCAAATGCGGCTTATAACAGCTTGGCTGAGGGCGCTCACAAGGCATTAACTATACCCATTACCGTGACCGATGGAGATGGAGGGCAAGCGCAGCAGAACCTTACAATAAACCTCACGGGTACCAATGACCGACCGGTTGTGACAGCAACATCCGCCGCACCAGTAGATATGGGCGAGGTAACAGACGGTTTAACAAAAACATTTAGTCCGGGCGATCTGCTGAAGTTGGCCGGTGCGACTGATCCTGACAATGATAACTTGTCAGTTACTCAAGTGGATGTGGACGCTCAATATGGCTCATTTGCTCAAAACAGCAATGGCGAGTGGGTGTTTACGCCCGTTCACGGCAAAACAATAACCGATATCCCAGTGACAATGACAATTGGAGATGGTCATGAAACAATACTCTCCCACGGATTGCTGGATATCAACCACATTCCTCTAGCAGTTTCGTCCATCAGTCAGGATACAGGACTTAGTCATTCTGATTTTATTACAACGGATAATACACTAGTTTATCATGGTACAGGCACACCTGGGCATGAAATCGTCTTACTTTATGGGAGTAATGCTTCTGCCATAGTAGATGCCAGTGGTCATTGGTCGATTGATGGTAGCAACTTCAATCTATTGACTGGCGATCACAATTTCAGATTCTATGATATGCAGGCAGGGAATTTTATCACTCAGAAAGTCTATATCGCTCACGATAGGCCAGTACTTGTGATCAACAGTGTTGGCGGGGATGACCTGATTGACAGCGGAGAGCATGGGAAACCTCTCCTCATCAACGGGGAGACAGCTAATGCTCTTGACGGAAGTAAAGTTGATCTTGAAATAGCCGGAATCCATTATTCGGCAACTGTACAAGGCAATAAATGGCAGGTGACTGTTCCAGGGCAAGATATTGCCGCCATTGCAGACCAAAACCTTCTGGTACAGGGCACACTCAATACACTGGCAGGAATGAAGGCTACTGCGCAACACCATTTCGTAGTAGCTGCCAACCCACTCACGATGCATACGACAGCCAGTTTGAAAGAAGATTCTTCAATCACAGCAATGGGGCAGGTCATCCCGGGACAGCAAGTCGGGCATATTGACCACCCTGGAGCCTATGTTGGAAATTACGGTACTTTAAATGTAAATGCAGACGGCTCCTATAGTTATCAGCTGAACAACGGCGACAAGGCTATACAAGGTCTCAAGACCGGGGAAGGGTTACAAGAAAACTTCCTGTTACCTGTAACGGAAACTTCCGGTCAAAAACACTCTGCTGTAGTAGCAATCAAGATAGCCGGAACGGATGACAATCCAATCATCAGCGGCACTTTGGAGTCAGAACGGGCAATAAAGCAAGGAAACTGGACTCATCTTCATGCGGAAGGAGAGTTGTTTGTTACCGATGCAGATAACAAAGATCCGCTGACTGTAACAGTGAATGGCCAAAGTTGGGTGCCGGGAGAAGCTGCAAATATTGATACGGACATTGGCAGGTTACTCATTGAGCCGAATGGCCATTGGACCTATGAGCTCATTCATAGTGGCCCTAAACAAGACGCCTTCATAGCAGCAGCACGAGCGGGAGGACACCCGCAGGAAACTTTTAAAATTGTTGCAACAGATAGTGATGGGCATCAAACACGTCAACATATTGTTGTTACTATGGCTGCCAATGGGCCTGACTACACGTTGCGCGGCGTGCTAAGAGCAGCGGTCACAGAAGATAAAGTGACGAGTGTAAGTGGCCATTTGGATCCAGTAAGTGGTGATGGCGTTCTCGATGAAACCCATCACTACACGTGGTCCGTTGATCCCAATGCAAATGGTTCTCACGGCACCTTTACTGTCGATGCCCATGGAAACTGGCACTACGCTCTAAATAATGGGGAGGCCGCAATTCAGTCTCTCAAGCACGGAGATGTCATACAAGATCATGCGACGATCCAGGCAACGGATTCCCACGGGAAATTAATATCGAGAGATGTAGCCGTTGATATAATGGGCAGCAATGATACTGCTGTTATATCGGGTCATCACACCGGGTCCATAAAGGAAGATGCTATACAAGCAGTCACAGGGCAGCTTGTCGGGCATGATGCTGACAGTGGGGAGACTGTAGCCTTCCAGAGCCAGCATGCTGTCTCAGGCACTTATGGGCACTTTGAAATAGATGCCAGCGGTGCGTGGTCCTACCGGTTGGATAATCACAATCCCGATACTCAGCATCTCAGTGGTGGGCAGGTTGAAACTGATACATTCCTTGTTACAGCGCATGCGACCGATGGCACTATATTGCATCAACAAATCACTGTTAATGTAAGTGGTCATGAAGATCATCCCGTCATATCTGGAGCGGATACTGGGTCAGTTACAGAAGATGCGTTGAGAGATACAATCTCCGGCCAGCTAACGGCTACGGATACTGACACTGGCGATAAGCCCACCTTTCTAGAACAAACACAGGTCTCAGGAAACTATGGAAATTTTTCCATTAATGAGCACGGCGCTTGGCATTACCAACTTGATAACTCTCTAACTACTACTCAGGGCTTGATCCATGGAGATA is part of the Pseudovibrio sp. M1P-2-3 genome and harbors:
- a CDS encoding VCBS domain-containing protein gives rise to the protein LTAVGDAAVITDTQIPSVTEDRGYINTHYELQVYGHLDISDPDPGEAKFDINKGPQTYQGIGYDTSMGGHVLLQQDGDFIYYIDNRKPAIQQLGASQTATDTVTIKSVDGTTHQIQITIHGTNDAPVLKAATASTTEGGTRLTGQMSATDVDHGDSQTYSLTQTAPAGFVLNADGSWNFDPTNSAYEHLAAGATQHLSIPVTVTDKSGATDTQNLVISVTGTSNAAVIGGVDTGSVTENTAGVDMSPDYAQPGMAKLGKTTLSVDGQLTITDPDAGEAEFDSKGYGFNYHGQYGDLLLNPNGTWHYHADAGSNRFVGGLATSHGTAIDQLGAGQSVTDTITVYSKDGTSHDITITIHGSNDRPYCSSTVTLNSGTEDISQTLTKAQLLANTVDVDANDVGKLSIELLRVDHGSVRDNKDGTYTFTPEKDYNGQVHFGFDVHDAHGGVTHTGATTTLAAASDKAVISGTDTGSAIEDKVSGRIVISGNLNITDPDGPTQEHFQFSQFGEHAISDPFGGNLHIDAAGNWSYVVDNSNQQVQQLAAGQVEHATYRVSSADGTTHNIVVELRGTNDAPVLSAATTAATEGGRVVTGHMTATDIDSPKSSLHYTSTAQIDGFQIDANGHYRFDPSNAAYNSLAEGAHKALTIPITVTDGDGGQAQQNLTINLTGTNDRPVVTATSAAPVDMGEVTDGLTKTFSPGDLLKLAGATDPDNDNLSVTQVDVDAQYGSFAQNSNGEWVFTPVHGKTITDIPVTMTIGDGHETILSHGLLDINHIPLAVSSISQDTGLSHSDFITTDNTLVYHGTGTPGHEIVLLYGSNASAIVDASGHWSIDGSNFNLLTGDHNFRFYDMQAGNFITQKVYIAHDRPVLVINSVGGDDLIDSGEHGKPLLINGETANALDGSKVDLEIAGIHYSATVQGNKWQVTVPGQDIAAIADQNLLVQGTLNTLAGMKATAQHHFVVAANPLTMHTTASLKEDSSITAMGQVIPGQQVGHIDHPGAYVGNYGTLNVNADGSYSYQLNNGDKAIQGLKTGEGLQENFLLPVTETSGQKHSAVVAIKIAGTDDNPIISGTLESERAIKQGNWTHLHAEGELFVTDADNKDPLTVTVNGQSWVPGEAANIDTDIGRLLIEPNGHWTYELIHSGPKQDAFIAAARAGGHPQETFKIVATDSDGHQTRQHIVVTMAANGPDYTLRGVLRAAVTEDKVTSVSGHLDPVSGDGVLDETHHYTWSVDPNANGSHGTFTVDAHGNWHYALNNGEAAIQSLKHGDVIQDHATIQATDSHGKLISRDVAVDIMGSNDTAVISGHHTGSIKEDAIQAVTGQLVGHDADSGETVAFQSQHAVSGTYGHFEIDASGAWSYRLDNHNPDTQHLSGGQVETDTFLVTAHATDGTILHQQITVNVSGHEDHPVISGADTGSVTEDALRDTISGQLTATDTDTGDKPTFLEQTQVSGNYGNFSINEHGAWHYQLDNSLTTTQGLIHGDTAHESFQSRGAHSTWQW